The following coding sequences are from one Geodermatophilus normandii window:
- a CDS encoding DUF3073 domain-containing protein has translation MGRGRAKAKQTRVARELKYSSPNTDLSALQRELAGSTPSPYTAPAAKDDDEDDDEYTDRWADDDAEDDWAASR, from the coding sequence ATGGGGCGCGGCCGAGCGAAGGCCAAGCAGACACGCGTGGCCCGTGAGCTCAAGTACAGCTCACCGAACACCGACCTCTCCGCGCTTCAGCGCGAGCTGGCGGGTTCTACTCCGTCTCCCTACACCGCTCCGGCGGCCAAGGACGACGACGAGGACGACGACGAGTACACCGACCGCTGGGCGGACGACGACGCCGAGGACGACTGGGCGGCCAGTCGCTGA
- a CDS encoding Glu/Leu/Phe/Val family dehydrogenase — protein MDVFASGAEQVVFCSDPASGLRAVIAVHSTALGPALGGTRFHPYATEDEAVADALRLARAMSYKNSLAGLDLGGGKAVVIGDPRTDKTEARLRAYGRFVEALGGRYLTACDVGTTNADLDVVARETRFAHGRSEVYGGCGDSSVLTAFGVFQGMRAAAQHRWGEPTLSGRTVAVAGVGKVGGWLVDRLVADGADVLVTDVDPAAVDRVLARHPGVEAVADTAALVRRPADVYAPCALGGALDDATVAVLQAEVVCGGANNQLAHDGIADQLTARGILYAPDYLVNAGGVIQVEDERHGFSFARAEAKAAGIFDVALRVFQTAATEGVSPAVAADRLAEERIASVGRLATIRLPR, from the coding sequence GTGGACGTCTTCGCATCCGGTGCCGAACAGGTGGTCTTCTGCTCCGACCCGGCCTCGGGCCTGCGGGCGGTCATCGCGGTGCACTCGACGGCCCTGGGCCCGGCCCTGGGCGGCACCCGCTTCCACCCCTACGCCACCGAGGACGAGGCCGTCGCCGACGCGCTGCGCCTGGCCCGGGCCATGTCCTACAAGAACAGCCTCGCCGGGCTCGACCTCGGCGGCGGCAAGGCCGTGGTCATCGGCGACCCGCGCACCGACAAGACCGAGGCGCGGCTGCGCGCCTACGGGCGCTTCGTCGAGGCCCTGGGCGGCCGCTACCTCACCGCCTGCGACGTGGGCACCACCAACGCCGACCTCGACGTCGTCGCCCGCGAGACCCGCTTCGCCCACGGCCGCTCCGAGGTGTACGGCGGCTGCGGGGACTCCTCGGTGCTCACCGCGTTCGGCGTCTTCCAGGGCATGCGCGCCGCCGCGCAGCACCGGTGGGGCGAGCCGACGCTGTCCGGCCGCACCGTGGCGGTCGCCGGGGTGGGGAAGGTCGGCGGCTGGCTGGTCGACCGCCTGGTGGCCGACGGCGCCGACGTCCTCGTCACCGACGTCGACCCCGCGGCCGTCGACCGGGTCCTCGCGCGCCACCCCGGCGTCGAGGCCGTCGCCGACACCGCCGCGCTGGTGCGCCGCCCGGCCGACGTCTACGCCCCCTGCGCCCTCGGAGGCGCCCTCGACGACGCGACGGTCGCCGTCCTGCAGGCCGAGGTCGTGTGCGGTGGCGCCAACAACCAGCTCGCCCACGACGGCATCGCCGACCAGCTCACGGCGCGCGGGATCCTCTACGCCCCCGACTACCTGGTGAACGCCGGCGGCGTCATCCAGGTCGAGGACGAGCGGCACGGCTTCTCCTTCGCCCGCGCCGAGGCCAAGGCGGCCGGCATCTTCGACGTCGCCCTGCGGGTCTTCCAGACCGCCGCGACCGAGGGCGTCTCCCCCGCCGTGGCGGCCGACCGGCTGGCCGAGGAGCGCATCGCGTCGGTGGGCCGGCTGGCCACCATCCGCCTGCCCCGCTGA
- a CDS encoding peptidoglycan DD-metalloendopeptidase family protein, whose product MPQCRPARPGRRRSVRAALAGLLTGAVLLGTAGPALAVPEPPPNPTDGQIADAQAAQEAAAAEVGRLAAEVAAAETELERLGLQAEAAGAAYLAAEEALLQAQAAADQAAADLQSATDAVEAALGRIAGFARESYVDGASMTTAAALLDSAGPGELVQRAALLEFVADTQVDVLEELEVARVRQANAESSARVTRDAAAAAEDEAAAAKAAADAQVAAQEGAVATAEANKASLDQQLQAAQIQLLELQGARDAYQQWQQQKAAEEAAAAAAAARAAEEAAAAAAAARAAASSGGGSSGSSGGGDTSAAASGGGSGYVKPTSGRTSSCFGNRWGLLHAGVDIAAPIGTPIYAATSGVVQRTGPATGFGLAIYIRGDDGAITVYGHVNAEYVDKGERVTAGEVIAEVGNRGQSTGPHLHFEVHPGGVMYGGQVDPVPWLRARGVAISGC is encoded by the coding sequence ATGCCGCAGTGCCGTCCCGCCCGGCCCGGCCGTCGCCGGAGCGTGCGCGCCGCCCTGGCCGGCCTGCTCACCGGCGCGGTGCTGCTGGGCACCGCCGGACCGGCGCTGGCCGTGCCGGAGCCGCCGCCCAACCCGACCGACGGCCAGATCGCCGACGCCCAGGCCGCCCAGGAGGCCGCCGCGGCCGAGGTCGGCCGGCTGGCCGCGGAGGTGGCGGCCGCCGAGACCGAACTCGAGCGGCTGGGCCTGCAGGCCGAGGCCGCCGGCGCCGCCTACCTGGCCGCCGAGGAGGCCCTCCTGCAGGCGCAGGCCGCCGCCGACCAGGCCGCCGCCGACCTGCAGAGCGCGACCGACGCCGTCGAGGCCGCCCTCGGCCGCATCGCCGGCTTCGCCCGGGAGAGCTACGTCGACGGCGCCAGCATGACCACCGCCGCCGCGCTGCTCGACTCCGCCGGCCCCGGCGAGCTGGTGCAGCGGGCCGCGCTGCTGGAGTTCGTCGCCGACACCCAGGTCGACGTGCTCGAGGAGCTCGAGGTGGCCCGCGTCCGGCAGGCCAACGCCGAGTCCTCCGCCCGGGTCACCCGCGACGCCGCGGCGGCCGCCGAGGACGAGGCCGCCGCCGCCAAGGCCGCCGCCGACGCGCAGGTGGCCGCGCAGGAGGGCGCCGTCGCCACGGCGGAGGCGAACAAGGCCTCGCTCGACCAGCAGCTGCAGGCCGCCCAGATCCAGCTCCTGGAGCTGCAGGGCGCCCGCGACGCCTACCAGCAGTGGCAGCAGCAGAAGGCCGCCGAGGAGGCCGCCGCGGCCGCGGCCGCCGCCCGCGCCGCCGAGGAGGCCGCCGCCGCGGCTGCCGCCGCCCGGGCCGCGGCGTCGTCCGGGGGCGGGAGCTCGGGCTCCTCCGGCGGCGGGGACACCAGCGCGGCCGCCTCCGGCGGCGGGTCGGGCTACGTCAAGCCGACGTCGGGGCGGACGTCGAGCTGCTTCGGCAACCGCTGGGGCCTCCTGCACGCCGGCGTGGACATCGCCGCGCCGATCGGGACGCCGATCTACGCCGCCACCTCCGGCGTCGTGCAGCGCACCGGCCCGGCCACCGGCTTCGGCCTGGCGATCTACATCCGCGGCGACGACGGCGCGATCACCGTCTACGGCCACGTCAACGCCGAGTACGTCGACAAGGGCGAGCGGGTCACCGCCGGCGAGGTGATCGCCGAGGTCGGCAACCGCGGTCAGTCGACCGGTCCCCACCTGCACTTCGAGGTGCACCCCGGCGGCGTCATGTACGGCGGCCAGGTCGACCCCGTGCCGTGGCTGCGCGCCCGCGGCGTCGCCATCAGCGGCTGCTGA
- a CDS encoding MBL fold metallo-hydrolase: MRAPADPRVTWDLPAPGGLPRTADLEPLVTRVLAPNPSGMTLDGTNTYLVGAPGSGQAVVVDPGPDDPAHLAAVEEALAARDARCVAVLVTHHHGDHAEAAQPWGARFAAPVAAADAAVAGPRGRVLEPGERLHLAGTVLGVVATPGHTADHLAFRVESGAVLVGDHVLGRGTSVVTHPEGDVVAYLESLRRVLDLGPSALYCGHGPELTEDPAAVLDYYLAHRAFRESQLLAALVRGAGTVDAVVADVYADVPQALWPAAAQSTRATLAKLAAEGHVVLHGDAVELP; this comes from the coding sequence GTGCGCGCCCCTGCCGACCCACGCGTCACCTGGGACCTCCCCGCCCCCGGCGGGCTGCCGCGGACGGCGGACCTCGAGCCGCTGGTGACCCGCGTGCTGGCGCCCAACCCGTCGGGCATGACGCTCGACGGGACCAACACCTACCTCGTCGGCGCGCCGGGCAGCGGTCAGGCGGTCGTCGTCGACCCCGGACCCGACGACCCGGCCCACCTCGCCGCGGTGGAGGAGGCGCTGGCCGCCCGTGACGCGCGCTGCGTCGCCGTGCTGGTCACGCACCACCACGGCGACCACGCCGAGGCCGCGCAGCCGTGGGGCGCCCGCTTCGCCGCCCCGGTGGCCGCCGCCGACGCCGCCGTCGCGGGGCCGCGGGGCCGGGTGCTCGAACCGGGCGAGCGGCTGCACCTGGCGGGCACGGTGCTGGGCGTCGTCGCCACCCCCGGGCACACCGCCGACCACCTGGCGTTCCGGGTGGAGTCGGGCGCGGTGCTGGTGGGCGACCACGTCCTGGGGCGGGGCACGTCGGTGGTCACCCACCCGGAGGGTGACGTCGTCGCCTACCTGGAGTCGCTGCGGCGGGTGCTCGACCTGGGCCCGAGCGCCCTGTACTGCGGCCACGGTCCCGAGCTGACCGAGGACCCGGCCGCCGTCCTCGACTACTACCTGGCCCACCGCGCCTTCCGGGAGTCCCAGCTGCTGGCCGCGCTGGTCCGGGGCGCCGGCACGGTCGACGCGGTGGTGGCCGACGTCTACGCCGACGTGCCGCAGGCGCTGTGGCCGGCGGCCGCGCAGTCGACCCGTGCCACGCTGGCCAAGCTCGCGGCCGAGGGCCACGTGGTCCTGCACGGCGACGCCGTGGAGCTGCCGTGA
- a CDS encoding phosphotriesterase family protein, giving the protein MPQVQTVNGPVDTAELGTTLMHEHVFVLTADIQQNYPEEWGSEDDRVADAVRRLTELAGVGVRTIVDPTVIGLGRYIPRIQRIAEQVDLNIVVATGCYTYDDVPFFFHHRGPALNEAVGAEVPDPMVDMFVGDITDGIAGTGVRAGLLKCAIDRQGLTAGVERVMRAVAQAHRATGTPITVHTHPGSHTGLEVQKVMTDEGVDPRRVVLGHSGDTTDADHLTELAEAGFVLGMDRFGINLDTTFEARADVVVEMCRRGFAGQMVLSQDASCYIDWLAPGVMDLLPQWHYTHIHEDVLPYLREHGVTDEQITTMLVDVPRRYFEDTGTY; this is encoded by the coding sequence GTGCCGCAGGTCCAGACAGTCAATGGCCCCGTCGACACCGCCGAGCTCGGTACGACCCTCATGCACGAGCACGTGTTCGTGCTGACCGCCGACATCCAGCAGAACTACCCCGAGGAGTGGGGCAGCGAGGACGACCGGGTCGCCGACGCCGTCCGGCGGCTGACGGAGCTGGCCGGGGTGGGCGTGCGGACGATCGTCGACCCGACCGTGATCGGGCTGGGCCGCTACATCCCGCGGATCCAGCGCATCGCCGAGCAGGTCGACCTCAACATCGTCGTCGCCACCGGCTGCTACACCTACGACGACGTCCCGTTCTTCTTCCACCACCGCGGCCCGGCCCTCAACGAGGCGGTCGGCGCCGAGGTGCCCGACCCGATGGTCGACATGTTCGTCGGCGACATCACCGACGGGATCGCGGGCACCGGCGTGCGGGCCGGACTGCTCAAGTGCGCCATCGACCGCCAGGGCCTGACGGCCGGCGTGGAGCGGGTCATGCGCGCCGTCGCCCAGGCCCACCGCGCCACCGGCACGCCGATCACCGTGCACACCCACCCGGGCAGCCACACCGGCCTGGAGGTGCAGAAGGTGATGACCGACGAGGGCGTGGACCCGCGGCGGGTCGTCCTCGGCCACAGCGGCGACACCACCGACGCCGACCACCTCACCGAGCTCGCCGAAGCCGGCTTCGTGCTGGGCATGGACCGCTTCGGGATCAACCTGGACACGACGTTCGAGGCGCGGGCCGACGTCGTCGTGGAGATGTGCCGCCGCGGCTTCGCCGGGCAGATGGTGCTCTCGCAGGACGCCTCCTGCTACATCGACTGGCTGGCCCCCGGCGTCATGGACCTGCTGCCGCAGTGGCACTACACGCACATCCACGAGGACGTGCTGCCCTACCTGCGCGAGCACGGGGTGACCGACGAGCAGATCACCACCATGCTCGTGGACGTCCCCCGCCGGTACTTCGAGGACACCGGGACGTACTGA
- a CDS encoding class I adenylate-forming enzyme family protein: MVPYPFDESGVERDAAGVKHYTDLPDSVVAMVRASVDRDPGGEAVVEVDGPRLTFRELWDGAARVAGGLRAAGVGRGDRVAIRLGNGADWVLGFLGTLLAGGVAVPVNTRFTDAEAQYVVDDSGARVVLAPGAPLPDGDPYAEEGLSRSDLAAIFYTSGTTGFPKGAMTSHENFLTNTENARRVVGLGREDPSLRNLISVPLFHVTGCNSQLLPALQSGAAAVVMPAFEVGRFLQVIPEERIAVVTSVPAVFWLAVNQPAFADVDVTGVRFATYGGAPIAPELVARIKEAFPSAQVGNGFGLSETSSISTFLPHAHAGTHADSVGFPAPVVDLRLEGVDPATGVGELLIRGANVVQGYWNKPEATAQAFTGGWLHSGDLARIDDDGFTYVVDRAKDMINRGGENVYCVEVENALAAAPGVFEVAVVGVPDPVMGEKVGAVVVPVPGTELDVEAFMGHAREHLADFKVPQFVSVRTAVLPRNPGGKVLKPVLRAESQWEPVSRRG; this comes from the coding sequence ATGGTCCCGTACCCCTTCGACGAGAGCGGCGTCGAGCGCGACGCCGCGGGCGTGAAGCACTACACCGACCTGCCCGACTCCGTCGTCGCGATGGTGCGGGCCTCGGTCGACCGCGACCCCGGCGGCGAGGCCGTCGTCGAGGTCGACGGGCCCCGGCTGACCTTCCGGGAGCTGTGGGACGGCGCGGCGCGCGTGGCCGGCGGGCTGCGCGCGGCCGGTGTCGGCCGCGGCGACCGCGTGGCGATCCGGCTGGGCAACGGCGCGGACTGGGTGCTCGGCTTCCTCGGCACGCTGCTCGCCGGCGGCGTGGCGGTGCCGGTGAACACCCGGTTCACCGACGCGGAGGCGCAGTACGTCGTCGACGACAGCGGCGCCCGGGTGGTGCTCGCGCCGGGGGCCCCGCTGCCCGACGGCGACCCGTACGCGGAGGAGGGACTGTCCCGGTCGGACCTCGCGGCGATCTTCTACACCTCGGGGACCACCGGCTTCCCCAAGGGCGCGATGACCAGCCACGAGAACTTCCTGACCAACACCGAGAACGCGCGGCGGGTGGTCGGGCTGGGCCGCGAGGACCCGTCGCTGCGCAACCTGATCAGCGTGCCGCTGTTCCACGTCACCGGCTGCAACAGCCAGCTGCTGCCCGCGCTGCAGAGCGGGGCGGCGGCGGTGGTGATGCCGGCGTTCGAGGTGGGCCGGTTCCTGCAGGTGATCCCGGAGGAGCGGATCGCCGTGGTCACCTCGGTGCCCGCGGTGTTCTGGCTGGCGGTCAACCAGCCGGCCTTCGCCGACGTCGACGTCACCGGGGTGCGGTTCGCCACCTACGGCGGGGCGCCGATCGCCCCCGAGCTGGTGGCGCGGATCAAGGAGGCGTTCCCGTCGGCGCAGGTCGGCAACGGCTTCGGGCTGTCGGAGACGTCGTCGATCTCGACGTTCCTGCCGCACGCCCACGCCGGCACGCACGCCGACTCGGTCGGCTTCCCCGCCCCCGTGGTCGACCTCCGGCTCGAGGGCGTCGACCCCGCGACCGGCGTCGGCGAGCTGCTCATCCGCGGCGCCAACGTGGTGCAGGGCTACTGGAACAAGCCGGAGGCGACCGCCCAGGCCTTCACCGGCGGCTGGCTGCACTCCGGTGACCTCGCGCGCATCGACGACGACGGCTTCACCTACGTCGTCGACCGGGCCAAGGACATGATCAACCGCGGCGGCGAGAACGTGTACTGCGTCGAGGTGGAGAACGCGCTGGCGGCCGCCCCCGGCGTCTTCGAGGTCGCCGTCGTCGGGGTGCCCGACCCGGTGATGGGGGAGAAGGTGGGCGCCGTCGTGGTGCCGGTACCGGGCACCGAGCTCGACGTCGAGGCGTTCATGGGCCACGCCCGCGAGCACCTGGCCGACTTCAAGGTGCCGCAGTTCGTGTCGGTGCGGACGGCGGTGCTGCCGCGCAACCCCGGCGGCAAGGTGCTCAAGCCGGTGCTGCGCGCGGAGTCGCAGTGGGAGCCGGTGAGCCGGCGGGGGTGA
- a CDS encoding phosphodiesterase: MADLATLAGRLAAVPLGTLARRRDGKPMHPRGAVLSAVVERTGVPGDWGVRWLEEQAREAAVVRLSRGAGLPAPLPDLLGMAVRLPDGDRPVDLLLSTTGSGRWTRLLPVPRVGAAVPYSSIMGYRSAAGTLRLAAVPERPQHLPSDPGPVAAAAPGAAFRLLVARGAGDWVPFGRLVLGDPAPDLDPDLHFDAVRNPPPGLLADGPMARFRAPAYAAAQEGRSGTG, encoded by the coding sequence ATGGCGGACCTCGCGACCCTGGCCGGGCGACTGGCCGCGGTGCCCCTCGGCACCCTGGCCCGGCGGCGCGACGGCAAGCCGATGCACCCGCGGGGTGCCGTCCTCTCGGCCGTCGTGGAACGGACCGGCGTGCCCGGCGACTGGGGTGTCCGCTGGCTGGAGGAGCAGGCCCGCGAGGCCGCCGTCGTCCGGCTGTCCCGGGGCGCGGGCCTGCCCGCACCGCTGCCCGACCTGCTGGGGATGGCCGTCCGGCTGCCCGACGGCGACCGGCCCGTGGACCTGCTGCTGTCCACCACCGGGAGCGGCCGCTGGACCCGCCTCCTGCCGGTGCCGCGGGTCGGTGCCGCGGTGCCCTACTCGTCGATCATGGGCTACCGGTCGGCCGCCGGGACGCTGCGGCTGGCCGCCGTCCCGGAGCGGCCGCAGCACCTGCCCTCGGACCCCGGGCCGGTCGCGGCGGCCGCACCCGGGGCGGCGTTCCGGCTGCTCGTCGCGCGCGGCGCGGGGGACTGGGTGCCCTTCGGCCGGCTGGTGCTCGGGGACCCGGCGCCCGACCTCGACCCCGACCTGCACTTCGACGCCGTCCGCAACCCGCCGCCGGGCCTGCTCGCCGACGGCCCGATGGCCCGGTTCCGGGCGCCGGCGTACGCCGCCGCTCAGGAGGGGCGGAGCGGCACCGGCTGA
- a CDS encoding GNAT family N-acetyltransferase, protein MVVEARDPARDPALAVRLLEVQHAAYAVEARLIGDDRIPALTEDLAALTSAGLSWLVAREGSTVLGALGWRSTDGTDGGIDVDRLVVDPAHARRGTGRALVAAVLELAGDRPVTVSTGRDNNPARRLYAQAGFREVAEREVLAGLWLVELARIPQTRTTRSATTWS, encoded by the coding sequence GTGGTCGTCGAGGCACGCGACCCGGCCCGGGATCCCGCGCTCGCCGTCCGGCTGCTCGAGGTCCAGCACGCCGCCTACGCCGTCGAGGCGCGGCTGATCGGCGACGACCGCATCCCCGCGCTCACGGAGGACCTGGCCGCCCTGACGTCGGCCGGCCTGTCCTGGCTGGTGGCGCGCGAGGGCTCGACGGTCCTCGGCGCCCTGGGCTGGCGGTCCACGGACGGCACCGACGGCGGCATCGACGTCGACCGCCTCGTCGTCGACCCGGCGCACGCCCGCCGCGGCACCGGCCGGGCGCTCGTCGCCGCCGTCCTCGAGCTGGCCGGGGACCGTCCGGTCACCGTCTCCACCGGCCGCGACAACAACCCGGCCCGCCGGCTCTACGCGCAGGCCGGGTTCCGGGAGGTCGCCGAGCGGGAGGTCCTGGCCGGCCTGTGGCTCGTCGAGCTGGCCCGCATCCCTCAGACGCGGACGACGCGGTCGGCCACCACCTGGTCGTAG